In the Agromyces flavus genome, ACGCATGCCTGCCGAGCAGACCTCCGCCTCCTCGCACGCCGCGGTCGACCGCGTCGTCGCCGCGCTCGCCGCCGACGGCCTCGAGCCTCGGATCGTGTGGTTCGACGACGCGGTGACCACCGCGCAGCTCGCCGCCGACGCGCTCGGCGTGGAGGTCGGTCAGATCGCGAACTCGCTCGTGTTCACACTCGACGACGAGCCGATCCTCGTGCTGACCTCGGGCGCGCACCGGGTCGACACCGAGTGGCTCGGCGAGCAGCTCGGGGGTCGCCTCGGCCGTGCTTCGAAGGAGGTCGTGAAGGCGGCGACCGGCCAGGTGATCGGCGGCGTCGCGCCCGTGGGCCACCCGTCACCGGTACGCACGTTCGTCGACACCGAGCTCGCCGCGTTCGACGAGGTGTGGGCCGCCGCAGGGCACGCGAAGACGGTGTTCCCGACCACGTACGACGACCTCGTCCGCATCACGGGCGGCACGCCGACGGCGGTCGAGCCCGCGCAGCGCACATGACGCACGCTCAGGTGACTTGGCCGCGCCAGGCGGGTCCGCTCGTGCTCCGGCCGCCGACGCGGGAGGACCTCGACCGGGTCCTGGCCTGGCGGAACCGACCGGAGGTGACGCGATGGCTGCTGCACACCACCGTCGAGCCCGACGCCTTCCGCCGGCGATGGCTCAGCGCCGTCGAGGACCCGCGCGACCATTCGGTCGTGGCCGAGCTCGACGGCGAGATCGTCGGGACGGGATCGCTCGAGGTGATCGACGGCATCGGCCAGTTCGACGGTGACGACTGGCGCGACGCAGAGGGGCTCATCGGCTACCTCGTCGCGCCCGATCACG is a window encoding:
- a CDS encoding YbaK/EbsC family protein, which translates into the protein MPAEQTSASSHAAVDRVVAALAADGLEPRIVWFDDAVTTAQLAADALGVEVGQIANSLVFTLDDEPILVLTSGAHRVDTEWLGEQLGGRLGRASKEVVKAATGQVIGGVAPVGHPSPVRTFVDTELAAFDEVWAAAGHAKTVFPTTYDDLVRITGGTPTAVEPAQRT
- a CDS encoding GNAT family N-acetyltransferase; its protein translation is MTHAQVTWPRQAGPLVLRPPTREDLDRVLAWRNRPEVTRWLLHTTVEPDAFRRRWLSAVEDPRDHSVVAELDGEIVGTGSLEVIDGIGQFDGDDWRDAEGLIGYLVAPDHAGRGYATHILAGLLEIAFAEVGLRRITGACFADNVASWRVMEKAGMRREQHGVRDSWHAEHGWIDGYTYAILAEEWNPVG